Proteins encoded together in one Cyanobium sp. WAJ14-Wanaka window:
- a CDS encoding DUF4440 domain-containing protein has product MNQSVRDQEIIAINQAMLNSVVKGDWSSYASYCSEDLSCFEAETNGIIVEGLPFHRFYFPENSAQTAASVNVTMAGCHLRWLGDDAVVLSYTRLTQRMVEASAITASCCETRIWQKQSGNWKQVHVHRS; this is encoded by the coding sequence TTGAACCAAAGCGTGCGCGACCAAGAAATAATCGCCATCAACCAGGCCATGCTCAACAGCGTAGTGAAGGGCGACTGGAGCAGCTATGCGAGCTATTGCAGCGAAGACTTGAGTTGCTTTGAAGCAGAAACCAACGGCATCATTGTGGAAGGACTGCCCTTCCACCGCTTTTACTTTCCCGAGAATTCTGCGCAAACTGCCGCCAGCGTCAACGTGACCATGGCCGGATGCCACCTGCGCTGGTTGGGCGATGACGCCGTGGTTTTGAGCTACACCCGGCTCACCCAAAGAATGGTGGAAGCTTCTGCGATTACTGCCAGCTGCTGCGAAACACGGATCTGGCAAAAACAGTCAGGCAACTGGAAGCAGGTGCACGTACACCGCTCATAA
- the mtnC gene encoding acireductone synthase — protein MTISHLLLDIEGTTCPVSFVAETLFPYAAKSLRPYVEKHRGEPELEHLIEGAEKALTEDTGPEAQQLLSRRVVDATTGKGPKADVVDYLQLLIQQDRKLSELKELQGLIWQAGYASKELIAPLFADVPDVLQKWHKQGKILAVYSSGSVTAQKLLYGHSESGDLGHLFSHWFDTRIGQKQVTESYLKIAAEMKVDAMCILFLSDSLAECEAAHRAGMEVYFSDRDGNPARDPGPFRKIGSLGELELEP, from the coding sequence ATGACAATCAGCCATCTACTCCTTGATATCGAAGGCACCACCTGCCCGGTGAGCTTTGTGGCCGAAACCCTCTTTCCCTATGCGGCAAAATCGCTACGGCCCTATGTCGAGAAACATCGGGGCGAGCCAGAGCTGGAACACCTAATCGAAGGGGCAGAAAAGGCCTTGACAGAAGATACGGGCCCAGAAGCCCAACAACTGCTCTCAAGACGGGTGGTGGATGCAACCACTGGAAAAGGGCCAAAAGCCGATGTTGTCGACTACCTGCAACTGCTCATCCAGCAGGATCGCAAGCTGAGCGAATTGAAGGAACTGCAGGGGCTGATCTGGCAGGCTGGCTACGCCAGCAAAGAACTGATTGCACCCCTATTTGCAGACGTGCCAGATGTGCTGCAGAAATGGCACAAGCAAGGCAAAATATTGGCTGTCTATTCCTCAGGATCGGTTACGGCCCAAAAGCTGCTCTATGGCCATAGTGAATCCGGTGATTTAGGGCACCTTTTTAGCCATTGGTTTGACACCCGCATTGGCCAAAAGCAAGTTACGGAAAGCTATTTAAAAATCGCAGCCGAAATGAAAGTAGATGCAATGTGCATACTTTTTCTAAGTGATTCCCTAGCCGAATGCGAAGCCGCCCATAGGGCTGGCATGGAGGTTTACTTCAGTGATCGAGATGGCAACCCGGCCCGCGACCCAGGGCCATTTAGGAAGATAGGCTCCTTGGGTGAACTGGAACTCGAGCCTTGA
- a CDS encoding DNA-formamidopyrimidine glycosylase: MPELPEVETVRRGLEQKTAGFEIAKVAVHRARAIAHPASPEAFATGLEGCQVGIWSRRGKYLSASLWRDGKDGGHWGVHLRMTGQFLWLGSPGAGAQAPLGKHTRVQLWDNQGQELRFVDMRSFGQMWWVPPAVPIESVITGLQRLGPEPFSADFSATYLRDKLKGSSRPIKTALLDQALVAGVGNIYADESLFSAGIRPHTPSGRLGVGKLESLRQALVEVLERSIGAGGTTFSDFRDLTGTNGNYGGQALVYRRSGQPCRVCGGPIQREKLGGRSSHWCPNCQG; encoded by the coding sequence ATGCCGGAACTTCCCGAAGTCGAAACCGTAAGGCGCGGGTTAGAGCAAAAAACCGCCGGCTTTGAGATAGCCAAGGTGGCGGTTCATCGGGCCAGGGCCATTGCCCATCCAGCCAGTCCCGAGGCATTCGCCACCGGCCTCGAGGGCTGCCAGGTGGGCATCTGGAGCCGGCGGGGCAAGTACCTCAGCGCCAGTCTGTGGCGCGATGGCAAGGATGGGGGCCACTGGGGCGTGCACCTGCGCATGACCGGCCAATTCCTCTGGCTAGGCAGCCCAGGGGCTGGGGCGCAGGCGCCCCTTGGGAAGCACACCCGCGTCCAGCTCTGGGATAACCAGGGCCAAGAACTGCGCTTTGTGGACATGCGCAGCTTTGGCCAGATGTGGTGGGTGCCGCCGGCGGTGCCGATCGAATCGGTGATCACGGGGCTGCAACGGCTGGGGCCCGAACCCTTCAGCGCAGATTTCAGTGCCACCTACCTGAGAGACAAGCTCAAGGGCTCGAGCCGGCCGATTAAGACAGCCCTGCTGGATCAGGCCCTGGTGGCGGGAGTGGGCAATATCTATGCCGACGAATCACTGTTTAGTGCCGGCATTCGCCCCCATACGCCGAGCGGCAGGTTGGGGGTAGGGAAATTGGAAAGCCTGCGCCAGGCCCTGGTGGAAGTGCTGGAGCGCAGCATTGGAGCCGGTGGCACCACCTTCAGTGATTTCCGCGACCTCACTGGCACCAATGGCAACTACGGGGGCCAGGCCCTCGTTTACAGGCGCAGCGGCCAACCCTGCCGGGTGTGCGGCGGACCCATCCAGCGCGAAAAGCTGGGGGGGCGCAGCAGCCACTGGTGCCCCAATTGCCAGGGATAG
- a CDS encoding class II aldolase/adducin family protein, with product MSEEASHLEVALCGVMAAIHGRGWCDGTGGNFSCVAQREPLQLLMAPSGVDKGSVSPGQLIWVDGTGQVLRGSGKASAETLLHLAIVKNSNAGAVLHTHSQAATLLSALALENQKQGGGGAAAAGISGVAGISGVTGIAGVEIGGLEMLKGLEGITSHNAKVLIPVLANDQDIKRLSAHAKPLIPQAPHGLLIAGHGLYAWGQNLTMAKRHLEILEFLLEQQWRRTLLQSLAATNR from the coding sequence ATGAGTGAAGAAGCAAGCCACCTAGAAGTAGCCCTGTGCGGGGTAATGGCGGCCATCCATGGCCGGGGTTGGTGCGATGGCACGGGGGGAAACTTCAGCTGCGTTGCCCAACGCGAACCGCTGCAGCTGTTGATGGCACCGAGCGGTGTCGATAAGGGATCAGTCAGCCCGGGGCAGTTGATCTGGGTGGATGGCACGGGGCAGGTGCTGCGGGGCAGCGGCAAGGCCTCAGCAGAAACCCTGCTGCACTTGGCGATTGTCAAAAACTCCAACGCCGGGGCAGTGCTCCATACCCACTCCCAGGCAGCCACCCTGCTCTCGGCCCTAGCGCTCGAAAACCAGAAACAAGGTGGTGGGGGAGCCGCCGCAGCTGGGATTAGCGGGGTCGCTGGGATTAGCGGGGTCACTGGGATTGCAGGAGTTGAGATTGGCGGCCTGGAAATGCTCAAGGGCCTCGAGGGCATCACCAGCCATAACGCCAAGGTGCTGATACCGGTGCTTGCCAACGACCAGGACATCAAACGGCTAAGCGCCCACGCCAAACCCCTAATCCCCCAGGCGCCCCATGGCCTATTAATCGCAGGCCACGGGCTCTATGCCTGGGGCCAAAACCTGACCATGGCTAAAAGACATCTGGAAATACTGGAGTTCCTGCTGGAGCAACAGTGGCGCAGGACCCTGCTCCAATCCTTGGCCGCCACTAACCGCTAG